The Hypomesus transpacificus isolate Combined female chromosome 2, fHypTra1, whole genome shotgun sequence genome window below encodes:
- the bcan gene encoding brevican core protein, whose translation MLLSLLLCTICLLVLPSSSTPSHGSDDSRLLQVTIPIKPPIAAILGGSLTLPCLVSLSHPPPSPSTVGRHAVLTLPRVKWSILSQGRETEILVARGDRVKVSEAYKDRAFLLNYASSPADLTMKLEGLRYNDTGFYRCEVQQGLEDADDVAYIKVKGVVFHYREAASRYAFTFEQARKACKEIGAHIASPEQLFAAYYSGYEQCDAGWLSDHSVRYPIQMPREGCFGDMDGWPGVRSYGLLEPDELYDVYCYVEDIEGKVFHGSSPHRFTLWEAKAHCRDHGAELATTGQLYAAWNDGLNHCSPGWLADGSVRYPIVIPRERCGGGEPGVKTVYRHSNQTGFPEPHARHDVYCFQSYNHAHTDSPYEYLATEPEDIVTLADPLDEFSLVHMTEQEGSEAQGALTAIPVSEEQYPEEHKEKQGAVEGQTPTVAYDELPFPMEPQSPVTSSSIPRESKATKDTLEPVHKASYPESHQPAPGEHQDPIYPVPSHDSHEDSISNTESSLEVDRHTGSVPQIALEASVSSSEYEVTSPVNGFTTPPEDHSEDGHVEQWIHSGNSHKVSGDPEEALARGVVEPSVAATSSHAHPELFPIFSTNPSSSFENTTPEYPLNKVNSVEESSNLILSGEEHPLSSHTTATLSQVDIDPYDTHEVIPTSEYSYTPTQQPSGLTIPNSSTPVDRKEQEAGGTSVESLPEASTHSADLTLVTTDNIISVTSEPGSSEEGIHRDNYPVTLLTSPIRMTLSPPVVEVEASSIGEVITFIPEVSVPSGFDPLEGNLDKVEQEGVGESPEMLITKTPDIADTASGLGVSGLDGSGLEASGLEASGLEASGLEGSGLEASGLEASGLEGSGLEASGLEGSGLEASGLEGSGEDAGSGSADEISGSADTSGETSGESSGVFATEFPLTNETLNSVNDTDSSEIESGTDTPSSEIEITLLPNLSLTPSSETEPAPTVPQESRSDLEYSGEATDTEVDAPESSNLPPTEEPEEETPSHSPTTEDYDELTTMTATPYPEDFDEEELTTTPAAPPSGRSSVGRFWRISEEEPYCNHTKMYTVTNDACVDNPCLNGGTCVDGGGSTQCLCLPSYGGDMCQTDLESCEPGWEKFMGFCYRHFDKQQGWEVAEQHCRMCGGHLVSIMTPEEQDYINDKYREYQWIGLNDRTIEGDFRWSDGNPLLYDNWYRGQPDSYFLSGEDCVVMVWHDEGRWSDVPCNYHLSYTCKKGTSSCGQPPEVPGAKLFGKRRLHYETNSKVRYYCGEEFLQRKNPVIKCLSNGQWEAPQITCTPNQSAEYEQITTPPYQNEEVLVVDTATEKATPQFWDIKWNF comes from the exons ATGCTCCTATCTCTGCTGCTGTGCACCATCTGTCTCCTTGTCCTACCATCCTCCTCTACCCCCAGCCATGGCTCAG ATGACTCAAGACTCCTACAGGTGACCATCCCTATCAAACCACCCATCGCCGCCATCTTGGGTGGCTCTCTCACACTGCCTTGTTTGGTGTCCCTGTCCCATCCACCCCCGTCCCCCTCAACGGTGGGTCGACACGCCGTCCTCACCTTGCCCCGGGTCAAGTGGAGCATCCTGTCACAAGGCCGAGAGACTGAGATCCTGGTGGCCCGCGGGGACAGGGTAAAGGTTAGTGAGGCCTACAAGGACCGGGCCTTCCTGTTAAATTACGCATCCTCCCCTGCCGACTTAACCATGAAGCTGGAAGGTCTGCGGTACAATGACACGGGCTTCTACAGATGTGAGGTGCAGCAAGGCCTGGAGGATGCAGATGATGTGGCTTACATCAAGGTCAAAG GGGTGGTGTTCCACTATAGAGAGGCTGCTAGTCGGTATGCCTTCACCTTCGAGCAGGCCAGGAAAGCCTGCAAGGAGATTGGTGCTCACATCGCCTCTCCAGAACAGCTTTTTGCAGCGTATTATAGTGGCTACGAACAGTGTGATGCAGGATGGCTTTCCGACCACTCAGTAAG GTATCCTATCCAGATGCCAAGGGAGGGCTGTTTTGGAGATATGGATGGATGGCCTGGAGTCAGGAGCTATGGACTGCTGGAGCCTGATGAGCTCTATGATGTGTATTGTTATGTGGAGGATATCGAAG GCAAGGTGTTCCatggctcctctcctcaccggTTCACCTTATGGGAAGCAAAGGCTCACTGCAGGGATCATGGGGCTGAGTTGGCAACCACAGGTCAGTTGTATGCAGCCTGGAATGATGGCCTGAACCACTGCAGCCCTGGTTGGTTGGCAGACGGAAGCGTACGCTACCCTATCGTAATTCCCAGAGAGCGCTGCGGCGGGGGCGAGCCTGGAGTCAAGACTGTCTATCGTCATAGCAACCAGACGGGCTTCCCTGAGCCACACGCTCGCCACGATGTCTACTGCTTCCAAA GCTacaaccacgcacacacagactcccccTATGAATACCTGGCCACCGAGCCGGAGGACATTGTGACCCTGGCCGACCCTCTGGACGAGTTCAGCCTGGTCCACATGACAGAACAAGAGGGTAGTGAAGCTCAAGGTGCTCTGACAGCCATCCCTGTCTCAGAGGAGCAATACCCTGAAGAGCACAAGGAGAAacagggggctgtggagggtcaAACCCCCACTGTGGCCTATGACGAGCTCCCCTTTCCCATGGAACCCCAGAGCCCAGTCACCTCTTCATCCATACCTCGAGAGTCCAAGGCCACAAAAGACACGTTGGAGCCCGTGCACAAGGCCAGTTACCCAGAGTCACATCAGCCTGCTCCAGGTGAACACCAAGACCCAATCTACCCGGTTCCATCTCACGATTCTCACGAAGACAGCATCAGTAACACAGAGTCTTCTTTGGAAGTTGACAGGCACACCGGAAGTGTTCCACAAATTGCTTTGGAGGCATCTGTATCCAGCTCAGAGTATGAGGTAACAAGCCCAGTGAATGGGTTCACCACACCTCCAGAAGACCATTCTGAGGATGGTCACGTGGAGCAGTGGATCCACTCAGGCAACTCTCACAAAGTTTCAGGAGATCCTGAGGAAGCCCTTGCCAGGGGTGTCGTAGAGCCATCTGTAGCTGCCACTTCATCTCATGCGCATCCAGAGCTCTTCCCTATCTTCTCCACCAACCCATCCTCATCTTTTGAAAACACTACGCCTGAATATCCCCTAAACAAAGTGAATTCTGTAGAGGAGAGTTCCAATTTAATTCTTTCTGGCGAAGAGCATCCCTTGTCCTCTCATACGACGGCTACCCTTAGCCAAGTGGACATTGACCCCTATGACACCCATGAAGTGATACCTACCTCTGAGTACA GTTATACTCCCACACAGCAACCGTCTGGCTTAACAATACCAAATTCCTCCACCCCAGTAGACCGTAAGGAGCAGGAGGCCGGTGGAACCTCTGTGGAGTCATTACCAGAAGCTTCCACTCACTCAGCAGACCTAACTTTGGTCACCACAGACAATATCATCTCAGTCACTAGTGAGCCAGGTTCCAGTGAAGAAGGCATCCACAGAGATAACTACCCTGTGACTCTTTTGACCTCACCTATACGCATgactctgtctcctcctgtcgtGGAGGTGGAGGCCAGCTCTATAGGAGAGGTGATCACCTTCATTCCTGAAGTAAGTGTCCCCTCTGGGTTTGACCCCTTGGAAGGAAATCTGGACAaggtggagcaggagggagtGGGTGAAAGCCCAGAAATGCTCATTACTAAAACTCCAGACATTGCAGACACAGCCTCAGGCCTGGGGGTTAGTGGCCTGGATGGCAGTGGCTTGGAGGCCAGTGGCTTGGAGGCCAGTGGCTTGGAGGCCAGTGGCTTGGAGGGCAGTGGCTTGGAGGCCAGTGGCTTGGAGGCCAGTGGCTTGGAGGGCAGTGGCTTGGAGGCCAGTGGCTTGGAGGGCAGTGGCTTGGAGGCCAGTGGCCTGGAGGGCAGTGGAGAGGATGCTGGGTCGGGATCAGCAGATGAGATTTCTGGATCTGCCGATACATCAGGAGAAACCTCTGGAGAAAGCTCAGGGGTCTTTGCCACAGAATTCCCCTTGACAAATGAAACTCTCAACTCCGTCAATGACACCGACAGTAGCGAAATTGAGTCCGGAACAGATACACCCTCCTCCGAGATAGAAATCACATTGCTCCCTAACCTGTCACTAACCCCCAGCTCGGAGACAGAACCAGCCCCCACCGTCCCCCAGGAGTCTCGGTCGGACCTGGAGTACAGTGGGGAGGCAACTGACACTGAAGTCGATGCTCCCGAGTCCTCTAACCTGCCACCCACTGAGGAACCAGAGGAGGAGACTCCCAGCCACTCTCCGACCACAGAGGACTATGATGAACTCACAACAATGACAGCCACTCCGTACCCTGAGGACTTTGATGAGGAGGAGTTGACTACAACCCCTGCAGCACCACCTTCTGGCAGATCATCTGTTGGAAGATTTTGGAGGATTTCAG AGGAGGAGCCATACTGCAATCACACCAAGATGTACACAGTGACTAATG ATGCCTGTGTGGATAACCCTTGTTTGAATGGGGGCACCTGTGTTGACGGTGGAGGATCAACACAATGTCTTTGCCTACCCTCATATGGTGGAGATATGTGCCAGACAG ATTTGGAGTCGTGTGAACCTGGATGGGAGAAGTTCATGGGATTCTGTTATCGTCACTTTGACAAGCAGCAAGGCTGGGAGGTAGCCGAGCAGCACTGTCGTATGTGTGGAGGGCACCTAGTGTCCATCATGACCCCCGAGGAGCAGGACTACATCAATG ATAAGTATAGAGAGTACCAGTGGATTGGACTGAACGATAGGACCATCGAAGGAGACTTCCGTTGGTCTGATGGGAACCCTCTT CTGTATGATAACTGGTACCGGGGCCAGCCTGACAGCTACTTCCTGTCGGGGGAGGACTGTGTGGTGATGGTGTGGCATGACGAAGGGCGCTGGAGTGACGTGCCCTGTAACTACCACCTTTCTTACACCTGCAAAAAAGGCACAT CTTCCTGTGGCCAACCTCCTGAAGTCCCCGGTGCTAAGTTATTTGGTAAGAGGCGTCTGCATTATGAAACTAACTCCAAAGTGCGCTACTACTGTGGTGAAGAATTCCTCCAGAGGAAGAATCCTGTCATCAAATGTCTGTCAAATGGGCAATGGGAGGCACCTCAAATAACCTGTACACCAA ACCAGTCAGCAGAATATGAGCAGATAACTACACCGCCATACCAGAATGAGGAGGTGTTGGTTGTGGACACAGCTACAGAGAAAGCCACTCCACAGTTTTGGGACATTAAGTGGAACTTTTAA
- the isg20l2 gene encoding interferon-stimulated 20 kDa exonuclease-like 2: MSDIKVNINFESNGGSRALAGKNKNLKRKQYIKRKDYFQNKQNQHLYEKGHNHLGKQPCHNGAKSTHKSLPSAKHNNSSSHRTSAVPAVNPTLKPAASTSSSAPLTITVKNTTKQKQSSKSVVFTKTITPGLSPSALRSHTHSAHVSGGSAPFGNPLKYVAMDCEMVGTGLKGRNSELARCSIVSYDGDTIYDKYIKPGNPVTDYRTRWSGITWSHMAKAITFKEAKKEILKILAGKVVIGHAIHNDFKALSYGHPARMTRDTSRIPLLNKKAGFPEKGCASLKRLTKALFNRDIQTGRRGHSSVEDAKATMELYKVVEVEWERTLASKP; encoded by the exons ATGTCAGATATAAAAGTAAACATAAACTTTGAAAGCAATGGTGGGAGCAGGGCATTAGCAGGGAAAAACAAAAACCTCAAAAGAAAGCAATACATAAAACGAAAGGATTACTTTCAGAACAAGCAAAACCAGCACCTTTATGAAAAGGGGCATAACCATCTAGGAAAGCAACCTTGTCACAATGGGGCGAAGTCTACACACAAATCTCTACCCAGtgccaaacacaacaacagttcATCTCACAGGACCAGTGCGGTTCCCGCTGTCAATCCTACCCTGAAACCTGCCGCGTCCACAAGTAGCTCAGCACCTTTGACCATCACTGTGAAGAACACTACCAAACAAAAGCAATCAAGCAAATCGGTTGTCTTCACTAAAACCATCACCCCAGGCCTCTCGCCATCAGCATTGAGGAGCCATACGCACTCTGCCCATGTCTCTGGTGGCTCAGCACCGTTCGGAAACCCCCTGAAGTACGTTGCCATGGACtgtgagatggtgggcacgggACTTAAGGGTCGCAACAGTGAGCTGGCACGCTGCAGTATTGTGTCCTACGACGGAGACACGATATATGACAAGTACATCAAGCCCGGCAATCCGGTCACTGACTATCGCACCCGATGGAGTGGCATCACCTGGTCACACATGGCTAAAGCCATAACCTTCAAAGAAGCCAAGAAGGAG ATACTGAAGATCCTTGCAGGTAAGGTGGTGATAGGACATGCTATCCACAATGATTTTAAGGCGCTGAGTTATGGTCATCCAGCCCGCATGACGAGGGACACTTCCCGCATCCCCCTTCTCAACAAGAAGGCTGGTTTTCCAGAGAAAGGGTGTGCCTCTCTGAAAAGACTTACCAAGGCATTGTTCAACCGGGACATTCAG ACTGGGAGAAGAGGTCATTCTTCGGTGGAGGACGCCAAAGCCACGATGGAGCTGTACAAagttgtggaggtggagtgggaGAGGACCTTAGCGTCCAAACCTTAG
- the mettl25b gene encoding protein RRNAD1: MNSPTLSTIQSRELSRNLITFLSLYKHISDSYIIEFFSEELWETLPTNWQQALCDLSPPQISDLLLDRSSVNVHRSYPSVWPLSLMAFRATAHTLAFPRMPRSKTTKEVGTLKPEEFQENQSQSSLLGHIFRKHVKPKKQHEIRRLGTLVKQICDVTGCMRVVDVGSGQGHLSRFLSFGLGISVTGIEADATLVAMASKFDGQLLCTLEKEKKKNCSLQYSVPGPSPRHVTGWINPKKSWEVFIKQLGFGDCVAEDRIAAALKKSQWESMFVPEQKHLHGDQPVSAAYSDSDQTALSLENNDMLNTSNAIHNIMSKNAQESECQSVSSFSPKRFCKMEAGKELCADGYPYAHPMYEEELPAGTVVCPRENEPRHPDLVLTGLHSCGDLSATLLRHFANCPHVRGITSVACCYMKITTKEKPTPPGLLAPPLSSTLTNEVTHCEFGYPMSSWLQGLPGHQLSYKSREGACHAMEDYMQRLREDSSLLKTHCYRAVLESVIRGTRPDMRRAGIQTIKKSHQLPFHEYARLGLPRVGLPADLPLDTGKVEAMLKQQGRVVVYFSLALLLAPVVETLVLLDRMIFLQEQGIESQLVPLFDPVFSPRNLVLVALKPKRDKGKTKPS, encoded by the exons ATGAACTCACCGACACTTTCAACAATCCAGTCAAGAGAACTGTCGAGGAACCTCATTACTTTTCTATCGCTATACAAGCACATATCAGACTCCTACATAATC GAGTTCTTCAGTGAGGAGCTGTGGGAAACGTTGCCTACAAACTGGCAGCAGGCCCTCTGCGACTTATCACCACCACAAATATCAGACCTCTTACTTGACAGAAGTAGCGTTAATGTACATAGAAG CTATCCTTCAGTATGGCCTCTTTCGCTCATGGCGTTCCGCGCCACAGCGCACACTCTGGCATTTCCTAGGATGCCCCGGTCGAAAACCACAAAAGAAGTTGGCACCTTGAAGCCAGAGGAATTTCAAGAGAACCAGAGTCAAAGCTCATTGTTGGGACACATATTTAGGAAACATGTGAAACCAAAGAAGCAGCATGAGATACGCAGACTGGGCACG TTGGTGAAGCAAATCTGTGACGTGACAGGATGCATGCGTGTTGTGGATGTTGGTTCTGGGCAG GGTCATCTGTCTCGTTTTCTGTCGTTTGGCCTTGGCATTTCTGTGACTGGGATTGAGGCTGATGCTACACTGGTTGCCATGGCTTCCAAATTTGATGGACAGCTACTGTGCACgttggaaaaagagaaaaaaaag AACTGCTCTCTCCAGTATTCTGTTCCTGGCCCCTCACCTCGCCATGTGACAGGCTGGATCAACCCCAAGAAATCATGGGAGGTTTTCATCAAGCagcttggatttggtgattgtGTTGCTGAGGATCGCATAGCTGCAGCCTTGAAGAAAAGTCAATGGGAGTCCATGTTTGTTCCtgaacagaaacatttacatggAGACCAACCTGTGTCTGCAGCCTATTCAGACTCAGACCAGACAGCTTTGTCACTGGAGAACAACGATATGTTAAATACTAGCAATGCAATCCACAATATCATGTCAAAAAATGCTCAAGAATCAGAATGCCAGTCAGTGTCGTCATTTTCTCCTAAACGTTTTTGCAAGATGGAAGCTGGAAAGGAACTATGTGCAGATGGTTACCCATATGCCCACCCCATGTATGAAGAGGAATTACCTGCTGGAACAGTGGTCTGCCCCAGAGAAAATgagcccagacacccagactTGGTCCTAACCGGTCTCCATTCCTGTGGAGATCTTAGTGCCACCCTTCTGCGACACTTTGCCAACTGCCCTCACGTACGTGGCATTACCTCAGTGGCATGCTGCTACATGAAAATCACCACCAAAGAGAAGCCCACCCCACCTGGACTCCTagcccctcccctttcttctaCACTTACCAATGAGGTCACACACTGTGAATTTGGATACCCAATGAGCTCTTGGCTGCAGGGATTGCCAGGACACCAGTTATCTTATAAGTCACGAGAGGGGGCATGTCATGCTATGGAGGACTACAtgcagaggctgagggaggacaGCAGTTTATTAAAGACGCACTGTTACCGGGCAGTTTTGGAGTCAGTGATCCGGGGGACGAGGCCTGACATGCGCAGAGCAGGAATCCAGACCATTAAGAAGTCACACCAATTACCCTTCCACGA GTATGCCAGACTGGGGCTACCTCGGGTGGGCCTGCCTGCAGACCTGCCCTTGGACACGGGTAAGGTGGAGGCCATGCTGAAGCAGCAGGGCAGGGTGGTGGTCTACTTTAGCCTGGCGCTGCTGCTGGCACCAGTGGTGGAGACGCTGGTTCTGCTGGACAGGATGATATTTCTGCAGGAGCAAG GTATAGAAAGTCAACTGGTGCCACTGTTTGACCCTGTGTTCTCACCCCGAAACCTGGTACTGGTAGCACTGAAGCCCAAAAGGGACAAAGGAAAAACAAAACCTTCGTAA
- the s100a1 gene encoding protein S100-A1: MGSKLENAMEGLITVFHSYSSKEGDKYKLSKAELKSLLQGELGDFLAASKDPLVVEKIMTDLDENRDGEVDFQEFVLLVAALTVACNEFFVESMKE, encoded by the exons ATGGGTTCCAAACTTGAGAATGCAATGGAAGGCCTCATAACAGTGTTTCATTCCTACTCTTCAAAAGAGGGGGACAAATACAAGCTGAGCAAAGCAGAATTGAAGAGTCTGTTGCAAGGAGAACTTGGTGACTTTCTGGCA GCCAGTAAGGACCCATTGGTGGTGGAGAAAATAATGACGGACCTGGATGAGAACCGTGATGGTGAAGTTGACTTCCAAGAATTTGTTCTCTTGGTTGCTGCGCTAACTGTGGCCTGTAATGAATTCTTTGTGGAGAGCATGAAGGAGTGA